The following proteins are encoded in a genomic region of Corythoichthys intestinalis isolate RoL2023-P3 chromosome 5, ASM3026506v1, whole genome shotgun sequence:
- the nfat5a gene encoding nuclear factor of activated T-cells 5a isoform X1, whose amino-acid sequence MPSDFVSLLSSDLDLNSPKSLYSKESVYDLLPKELQLQQSSTQTDPTTMSQKSGGEAGPPPSAALASDATSSTSSPSASSSLVMGAPSSGSSAGPSADHLKAPQHHHLAGGEGTVASEVQVMEGGPASAPNRSNSTAGAVAGDPGLGVQQPQNTPSKRRPVLSISPPPEDLFDDSQMSCLEEPPAASVPGPDSEHSSSMWADDSVSNFSLVSSFSYNDNTEVPRKSRKRTPRQRPGPKPAPPEDSMDVFDADSAKAPHFVLSQLGPDKTCPMTSSLESGTTAAGGSLSTQFPQRSNGKELKMLVQPETQHRARYLTEGSRGSVKDRTQQGFPTIKLEGVSEPVVLQVFVANDTGRVKPHGFYQACRVTGRNTTACTEVDIEGTTVIEIPLEPSNDMTLPVDCVGILKLRNADVEARIGVAGSKKKSTRARLAFRVNIPQTDGSILTLQVLSSPILCTQPAGVPEILKKSLHSCSVKGGEEVFIIGKNFLKGTKVVFQENIADDNSWQAEATIDMDLFHQNHLIVTVPPFHNQSITSPVSVGIFVMTNAGKSHEAQPFTYTPDTADKTDVQKVKTEEPSFKTCIFDSQIQSVPSDQTDFSGQPVKRQEDTPMEVSSNPQSTNVFKQSSGPIVSVQQTLELSSTPHSGGESFQSSMPLQPEDVELPQAPPVFPTLESLNSIQKQDIAPTASFPMAGDPTIPPVTPEVPQQFLRDPQENLATDNSAVVVVAMPQIAATSQPQPQQSQVPMFAQEGVAHLEITVRDLQAGVNNALQQVIEAAVAQQQQQQLTTVLYSQASSADSLQQHVQENMNSLRLGATDNSLSPQQQLQIQQQQQQQQIQQFQQQQQQMQQQQILGNLQQQQHLQQQQQVLGNMQMQQQLILQPQDQQQVQQQQLLENIQQQQLQQNQQVLNNMQLQDQQQNQILSNLQQHQLQQQQNQALSNLQQQQLQEQQVLEKLQQQLQAELLQPQIHSNPQVQQPVSLLQEPAEMLTIQTSFPTQPPSHTSPPQQLFQSPRPIAETQGSQQQVQAALLPNALTALTSSGLNAEQQSTGSALYLSPTPQSQQQPHLTFISSMETSTSQPQAVTMFHNQPQTQLSQIQQQGTPMEQQQSPQQNQQQSPQLSISQQNSLFQSIPNHSQPNPIPQNQLSQSQQTGLLLCTTDLNPQTILFSTQTQGAAPIGSITVGLSQPETVEPMSFQDQSSLGNNSTSAQNQSQSIFQEQQPMQVGTSSSSVQNSQPVELFLPQASLSSLQGTLGSPELNNQAAAPGTTIFVVQGSVGGVDSPGQQPPEQLFQTNVNENVAQRGPANVFVFGIQNDTPQLLNSSGSSLPVQNQAQNPGHMQPLMEQPMAQASSSMHGGLQGSLQMQSSLESAMQTNSQVTLQPALQASVDTSLPTPMQTNLQIQSSLQNTMQGSISAASDMGKIEDLLESLQKQ is encoded by the exons AGTCTGTATATGACCTCCTCCCCAAAGAGCTCCAGCTCCAGCAGTCGTCCACCCAGACCGACCCAACCACCATGAGTCAGAAGAGCGGGGGAGAGGCGGGGCCTCCTCCATCTGCGGCCTTGGCTTCAG ATGCCACGTCTTCCACCTCCAGCCCCTCTGCTTCCTCCTCCTTGGTCATGGGAGCCCCGAGCTCTGGTTCGTCCGCCGGCCCGTCCGCCGACCATCTCAAGGCGCCCCAGCACCATCACTTGGCCGGAGGAGAAGGAACTGTAGCTTCAGAAGTGCAAGTCATGGAGGGAGGACCCGCATCTGCTCCCAACAGGAGCAACAGCACAGCGGGCGCCGTGGCAGGAGACCCCGGTTTAGGAGTTCAGCAGCCTCAGAACACGCCGTCAAAGCGGAGGCCCGTATTGAGCATATCCCCACCACCTGAAGACCTGTTCGATGACAGTCAAATGTCCTGCCTGGAGGAGCCCCCCGCAGCCAGTGTCCCGGGTCCGGACTCAGAGCATAGCAGTAGTATGTGGGCCGATGACTCAGTTTCCAACTTCAGCTTGGTCAGTTCCTTCTCCTACAATGACAACACGGAGGTGCCACGCAAGTCGAGGAAAAGAACTCCCCGCCAGCGGCCGGGGCCCAAACCAGCTCCCCCGGAGGACAGCATGGATGTGTTTGATGCAGACAGTGCCAAAGCGCCTCATTTTGTTCTGTCTCAGCTCGGCCCAGACAAAACTTGTCCCATGACTAG TTCTCTTGAGTCGGGGACAACAGCAGCCGGGGGATCACTATCTACTCAGTTCCCTCAAAGGAGTAACGGGAAGGAGTTAAAGATGTTAGTGCAGCCTGAGACCCAGCACAGAGCTCGATATCTGACCGAAGGCAGCCGAGGTTCTGTCAAAGACCGGACACAGCAGGGATTCCCGACCATCAAG TTGGAGGGTGTCAGTGAGCCAGTTGTACTGCAGGTGTTTGTAGCAAATGACACAGGTAGAGTGAAGCCTCACGGTTTCTACCAGGCATGCAGAGTCACTGGTCGCAACACCACTGCCTGCACCGAGGTGGACATTGAGGGTACAACTGTTATCGAGATCCCTCTGGAGCCCAGCAATGATATGACACTTCC GGTGGACTGTGTAGGAATTTTGAAGCTTCGCAATGCTGACGTGGAGGCACGTATTGGTGTGGCGGGatccaaaaagaaaagcacccgAGCTCGCCTGGCCTTTCGAGTTAACATCCCACAGACTGACGGATCCATCCTCACCCTACAAGTCCTGTCATCACCCATTCTCTGCA CCCAGCCTGCGGGAGTACCAGAGATCCTGAAGAAGAGTCTCCACTCCTGCTCTGTAAAAGGAGGGGAGGAAGTTTTTATAATCGGAAAGAATTTCCTGAAAGGAACCAAAGTTGTTTTTCAGGAGAATATTGCAG ATGATAATTCTTGGCAAGCTGAGGCTACTATTGACATGGATCTTTTCCATCAG AACCATTTAATTGTGACGGTTCCCCCATTCCACAACCAATCAATAACTTCCCCAGTTTCTGTGGGAATTTTTGTCATGACCAATGCTGGTAAATCACACGAAGCCCAACCTTTCACCTATACTCCTGACACAG cagataaaacagatGTTCAAAAAGTAAAAACCGAGGAACCTTCCTTCAAGACATGTATATTTGACAGTCAGATCCAATCTGTGCCCTCTGACCAAACTGACTTCTCTggtcagcctgtcaaaaggcaaGAGGACACACCGATGGAAGTGTCTAGCAATCCACAGTCCACAAATGTGTTCAAG CAATCCTCTGGCCCGATTGTGTCAGTGCAGCAGACACTCGAGCTGAGCTCGACCCCTCATTCAGGTGGGGAGTCCTTTCAGAGCTCAATGCCCCTACAACCAGAGGATGTCGAGCTTCCCCAGGCACCTCCTGTTTTTCCAACCCTAGAGTctctcaattcaattcaaaagCAAGACATTGCCCCAACAGCATCCTTTCCAATGGCAGGAGATCCAACAATTCCCCCTGTGACACCAGAAGTTCCCCAGCAGTTCCTCAGAGACCCTCAGGAAAATCTGGCCACTGACAATAGTGCGGTAGTGGTTGTAGCAATGCCACAAATTGCAGCAACTTCTCAGCCCCAACCCCAGCAGTCCCAGGTTCCCATGTTTGCCCAGGAAGGCGTTGCCCATCTGGAAATAACAGTAAGGGACCTTCAGGCTGGAGTTAACAACGCACTCCAACAGGTCATAGAGGCAGCTGTagcccagcagcagcagcaacaactaaccactgtgcttTACAGCCAAGCTTCCTCTGCAGACTCCCTTCAACAACATGTCCAGGAGAACATGAACAGCCTTAGATTGGGAGCAACAGACAATTCACTGTCACCACAGCAGCAATTGCAAATACAGCAACAGCAGCAACAACAGCAGATACAACAGTTtcaacagcagcagcaacaaATGCAACAACAGCAAATCCTTGGCAAccttcaacagcaacaacatctacagcaacaacaacaagtcCTTGGAAACATGCAGATGCAACAACAACTTATACTACAGCCTCAAGACCAACAGCAAGTACAGCAGCAACAACTTCTAGAAAACATTCAACAACAACAGTTGCAACAGAATCAACAAGTCCTAAACAACATGCAGCTCCAGGatcaacaacaaaatcaaattCTCAGCAATTTACAACAGCATCAGCTGCAACAGCAACAAAACCAAGCGTTAAGCAACCTTCAGCAACAGCAGTTGCAGGAACAACAAGTCTTGGAGAAGCTCCAGCAGCAACTTCAGGCAGAGTTGCTTCAGCCTCAAATCCATTCCAATCCCCAAGTGCAGCAGCCCGTCTCCCTTCTTCAAGAACCTGCTGAGATGCTTACAATCCAAACTAGCTTTCCAACACAGCCCCCATCCCATACGTCACCGCCACAGCAGCTTTTCCAGTCTCCCAGACCGATTGCAGAGACCCAGGGTTCCCAACAGCAGGTTCAAGCAGCCCTTCTGCCGAATGCACTGACAGCCCTGACAAGCAGCGGCCTCAACGCAGAGCAACAGTCCACTGGGTCAGCTCTGTACCTCTCGCCGACCCCTCAGTCCCAACAGCAGCCGCATTTGACATTCATCTCCAGCATGGAGACGTCCACCAGTCAGCCCCAGGCTGTTACTATGTTTCATAACCAGCCTCAAACTCAGCTTTCACAAATTCAGCAACAGGGCACCCCCATGGAACAACAGCAATCCCCGCAACAAAATCAACAACAGTCACCGCAACTTTCCATTAGCCAGCAGAACTCCTTGTTCCAAAGCATACCCAATCATTCACAGCCTAACCCGATCCCCCAGAATCAACTCTCCCAGTCACAGCAGACTGGTCTACTCCTCTGTACCACCGATCTAAATCCCCAGACTATCCTTTTCAGCACCCAGACCCAAGGTGCAGCCCCGATAGGCAGCATCACTGTAGGACTTTCCCAACCTGAGACAGTCGAGCCTATGTCCTTCCAAGATCAGAGTTCCTTGGGTAACAACTCCACATCTGCTCAAAACCAATCGCAAAGTATTTTTCAGGAACAGCAGCCCATGCAAGTGGGCACAAGTTCTTCAAGTGTCCAAAACAGTCAACCTGTGGAGCTGTTCCTGCCCCAGGCTTCCCTATCCAGCCTCCAGGGTACTCTGGGTTCGCCAGAGCTAAACAACCAGGCTGCAGCCCCTGGCACAACCATTTTTGTGGTTCAAGGGTCTGTGGGTGGAGTGGACAGCCCTGGCCAGCAACCCCCAGAGCAGCTTTTCCAGACAAATGTGAATGAAAATGTGGCCCAACGAGGACCAGCCAACGTGTTCGTGTTTGGCATCCAAAATG ACACTCCTCAGCTGCTCAACTCCTCCGGCTCCAGCCTTCCAGTTCAGAACCAGGCCCAAAACCCTGGCCACATGCAGCCCCTCATGGAGCAACCCATGGCCCAGGCGTCATCTTCCATGCACGGTGGCCTACAGGGAAGCCTGCAGATGCAGTCCAGTTTGGAGAGCGCCATGCAGACCAACAGCCAGGTGACTCTGCAACCTGCTTTACAGGCCAGCGTAGACACCAGCCTGCCGACGCCCATGCAGACCAATCTCCAGATTCAGAGCAGCTTACAGAATACAATGCAGGGCTCTATATCGGCAGCGTCCGACATGGGCAAAATTGAGGACCTACTGGAAAGTCTGCAGAAGCAGTGA
- the nfat5a gene encoding nuclear factor of activated T-cells 5a isoform X2, whose protein sequence is MPSDFVSLLSSDLDLNSPKSLYSKESVYDLLPKELQLQQSSTQTDPTTMSQKSGGEAGPPPSAALASDATSSTSSPSASSSLVMGAPSSGSSAGPSADHLKAPQHHHLAGGEGTVASEVQVMEGGPASAPNRSNSTAGAVAGDPGLGVQQPQNTPSKRRPVLSISPPPEDLFDDSQMSCLEEPPAASVPGPDSEHSSSMWADDSVSNFSLVSSFSYNDNTEVPRKSRKRTPRQRPGPKPAPPEDSMDVFDADSAKAPHFVLSQLGPDKTCPMTSSLESGTTAAGGSLSTQFPQRSNGKELKMLVQPETQHRARYLTEGSRGSVKDRTQQGFPTIKLEGVSEPVVLQVFVANDTGRVKPHGFYQACRVTGRNTTACTEVDIEGTTVIEIPLEPSNDMTLPVDCVGILKLRNADVEARIGVAGSKKKSTRARLAFRVNIPQTDGSILTLQVLSSPILCTQPAGVPEILKKSLHSCSVKGGEEVFIIGKNFLKGTKVVFQENIADDNSWQAEATIDMDLFHQNHLIVTVPPFHNQSITSPVSVGIFVMTNAGKSHEAQPFTYTPDTDKTDVQKVKTEEPSFKTCIFDSQIQSVPSDQTDFSGQPVKRQEDTPMEVSSNPQSTNVFKQSSGPIVSVQQTLELSSTPHSGGESFQSSMPLQPEDVELPQAPPVFPTLESLNSIQKQDIAPTASFPMAGDPTIPPVTPEVPQQFLRDPQENLATDNSAVVVVAMPQIAATSQPQPQQSQVPMFAQEGVAHLEITVRDLQAGVNNALQQVIEAAVAQQQQQQLTTVLYSQASSADSLQQHVQENMNSLRLGATDNSLSPQQQLQIQQQQQQQQIQQFQQQQQQMQQQQILGNLQQQQHLQQQQQVLGNMQMQQQLILQPQDQQQVQQQQLLENIQQQQLQQNQQVLNNMQLQDQQQNQILSNLQQHQLQQQQNQALSNLQQQQLQEQQVLEKLQQQLQAELLQPQIHSNPQVQQPVSLLQEPAEMLTIQTSFPTQPPSHTSPPQQLFQSPRPIAETQGSQQQVQAALLPNALTALTSSGLNAEQQSTGSALYLSPTPQSQQQPHLTFISSMETSTSQPQAVTMFHNQPQTQLSQIQQQGTPMEQQQSPQQNQQQSPQLSISQQNSLFQSIPNHSQPNPIPQNQLSQSQQTGLLLCTTDLNPQTILFSTQTQGAAPIGSITVGLSQPETVEPMSFQDQSSLGNNSTSAQNQSQSIFQEQQPMQVGTSSSSVQNSQPVELFLPQASLSSLQGTLGSPELNNQAAAPGTTIFVVQGSVGGVDSPGQQPPEQLFQTNVNENVAQRGPANVFVFGIQNDTPQLLNSSGSSLPVQNQAQNPGHMQPLMEQPMAQASSSMHGGLQGSLQMQSSLESAMQTNSQVTLQPALQASVDTSLPTPMQTNLQIQSSLQNTMQGSISAASDMGKIEDLLESLQKQ, encoded by the exons AGTCTGTATATGACCTCCTCCCCAAAGAGCTCCAGCTCCAGCAGTCGTCCACCCAGACCGACCCAACCACCATGAGTCAGAAGAGCGGGGGAGAGGCGGGGCCTCCTCCATCTGCGGCCTTGGCTTCAG ATGCCACGTCTTCCACCTCCAGCCCCTCTGCTTCCTCCTCCTTGGTCATGGGAGCCCCGAGCTCTGGTTCGTCCGCCGGCCCGTCCGCCGACCATCTCAAGGCGCCCCAGCACCATCACTTGGCCGGAGGAGAAGGAACTGTAGCTTCAGAAGTGCAAGTCATGGAGGGAGGACCCGCATCTGCTCCCAACAGGAGCAACAGCACAGCGGGCGCCGTGGCAGGAGACCCCGGTTTAGGAGTTCAGCAGCCTCAGAACACGCCGTCAAAGCGGAGGCCCGTATTGAGCATATCCCCACCACCTGAAGACCTGTTCGATGACAGTCAAATGTCCTGCCTGGAGGAGCCCCCCGCAGCCAGTGTCCCGGGTCCGGACTCAGAGCATAGCAGTAGTATGTGGGCCGATGACTCAGTTTCCAACTTCAGCTTGGTCAGTTCCTTCTCCTACAATGACAACACGGAGGTGCCACGCAAGTCGAGGAAAAGAACTCCCCGCCAGCGGCCGGGGCCCAAACCAGCTCCCCCGGAGGACAGCATGGATGTGTTTGATGCAGACAGTGCCAAAGCGCCTCATTTTGTTCTGTCTCAGCTCGGCCCAGACAAAACTTGTCCCATGACTAG TTCTCTTGAGTCGGGGACAACAGCAGCCGGGGGATCACTATCTACTCAGTTCCCTCAAAGGAGTAACGGGAAGGAGTTAAAGATGTTAGTGCAGCCTGAGACCCAGCACAGAGCTCGATATCTGACCGAAGGCAGCCGAGGTTCTGTCAAAGACCGGACACAGCAGGGATTCCCGACCATCAAG TTGGAGGGTGTCAGTGAGCCAGTTGTACTGCAGGTGTTTGTAGCAAATGACACAGGTAGAGTGAAGCCTCACGGTTTCTACCAGGCATGCAGAGTCACTGGTCGCAACACCACTGCCTGCACCGAGGTGGACATTGAGGGTACAACTGTTATCGAGATCCCTCTGGAGCCCAGCAATGATATGACACTTCC GGTGGACTGTGTAGGAATTTTGAAGCTTCGCAATGCTGACGTGGAGGCACGTATTGGTGTGGCGGGatccaaaaagaaaagcacccgAGCTCGCCTGGCCTTTCGAGTTAACATCCCACAGACTGACGGATCCATCCTCACCCTACAAGTCCTGTCATCACCCATTCTCTGCA CCCAGCCTGCGGGAGTACCAGAGATCCTGAAGAAGAGTCTCCACTCCTGCTCTGTAAAAGGAGGGGAGGAAGTTTTTATAATCGGAAAGAATTTCCTGAAAGGAACCAAAGTTGTTTTTCAGGAGAATATTGCAG ATGATAATTCTTGGCAAGCTGAGGCTACTATTGACATGGATCTTTTCCATCAG AACCATTTAATTGTGACGGTTCCCCCATTCCACAACCAATCAATAACTTCCCCAGTTTCTGTGGGAATTTTTGTCATGACCAATGCTGGTAAATCACACGAAGCCCAACCTTTCACCTATACTCCTGACACAG ataaaacagatGTTCAAAAAGTAAAAACCGAGGAACCTTCCTTCAAGACATGTATATTTGACAGTCAGATCCAATCTGTGCCCTCTGACCAAACTGACTTCTCTggtcagcctgtcaaaaggcaaGAGGACACACCGATGGAAGTGTCTAGCAATCCACAGTCCACAAATGTGTTCAAG CAATCCTCTGGCCCGATTGTGTCAGTGCAGCAGACACTCGAGCTGAGCTCGACCCCTCATTCAGGTGGGGAGTCCTTTCAGAGCTCAATGCCCCTACAACCAGAGGATGTCGAGCTTCCCCAGGCACCTCCTGTTTTTCCAACCCTAGAGTctctcaattcaattcaaaagCAAGACATTGCCCCAACAGCATCCTTTCCAATGGCAGGAGATCCAACAATTCCCCCTGTGACACCAGAAGTTCCCCAGCAGTTCCTCAGAGACCCTCAGGAAAATCTGGCCACTGACAATAGTGCGGTAGTGGTTGTAGCAATGCCACAAATTGCAGCAACTTCTCAGCCCCAACCCCAGCAGTCCCAGGTTCCCATGTTTGCCCAGGAAGGCGTTGCCCATCTGGAAATAACAGTAAGGGACCTTCAGGCTGGAGTTAACAACGCACTCCAACAGGTCATAGAGGCAGCTGTagcccagcagcagcagcaacaactaaccactgtgcttTACAGCCAAGCTTCCTCTGCAGACTCCCTTCAACAACATGTCCAGGAGAACATGAACAGCCTTAGATTGGGAGCAACAGACAATTCACTGTCACCACAGCAGCAATTGCAAATACAGCAACAGCAGCAACAACAGCAGATACAACAGTTtcaacagcagcagcaacaaATGCAACAACAGCAAATCCTTGGCAAccttcaacagcaacaacatctacagcaacaacaacaagtcCTTGGAAACATGCAGATGCAACAACAACTTATACTACAGCCTCAAGACCAACAGCAAGTACAGCAGCAACAACTTCTAGAAAACATTCAACAACAACAGTTGCAACAGAATCAACAAGTCCTAAACAACATGCAGCTCCAGGatcaacaacaaaatcaaattCTCAGCAATTTACAACAGCATCAGCTGCAACAGCAACAAAACCAAGCGTTAAGCAACCTTCAGCAACAGCAGTTGCAGGAACAACAAGTCTTGGAGAAGCTCCAGCAGCAACTTCAGGCAGAGTTGCTTCAGCCTCAAATCCATTCCAATCCCCAAGTGCAGCAGCCCGTCTCCCTTCTTCAAGAACCTGCTGAGATGCTTACAATCCAAACTAGCTTTCCAACACAGCCCCCATCCCATACGTCACCGCCACAGCAGCTTTTCCAGTCTCCCAGACCGATTGCAGAGACCCAGGGTTCCCAACAGCAGGTTCAAGCAGCCCTTCTGCCGAATGCACTGACAGCCCTGACAAGCAGCGGCCTCAACGCAGAGCAACAGTCCACTGGGTCAGCTCTGTACCTCTCGCCGACCCCTCAGTCCCAACAGCAGCCGCATTTGACATTCATCTCCAGCATGGAGACGTCCACCAGTCAGCCCCAGGCTGTTACTATGTTTCATAACCAGCCTCAAACTCAGCTTTCACAAATTCAGCAACAGGGCACCCCCATGGAACAACAGCAATCCCCGCAACAAAATCAACAACAGTCACCGCAACTTTCCATTAGCCAGCAGAACTCCTTGTTCCAAAGCATACCCAATCATTCACAGCCTAACCCGATCCCCCAGAATCAACTCTCCCAGTCACAGCAGACTGGTCTACTCCTCTGTACCACCGATCTAAATCCCCAGACTATCCTTTTCAGCACCCAGACCCAAGGTGCAGCCCCGATAGGCAGCATCACTGTAGGACTTTCCCAACCTGAGACAGTCGAGCCTATGTCCTTCCAAGATCAGAGTTCCTTGGGTAACAACTCCACATCTGCTCAAAACCAATCGCAAAGTATTTTTCAGGAACAGCAGCCCATGCAAGTGGGCACAAGTTCTTCAAGTGTCCAAAACAGTCAACCTGTGGAGCTGTTCCTGCCCCAGGCTTCCCTATCCAGCCTCCAGGGTACTCTGGGTTCGCCAGAGCTAAACAACCAGGCTGCAGCCCCTGGCACAACCATTTTTGTGGTTCAAGGGTCTGTGGGTGGAGTGGACAGCCCTGGCCAGCAACCCCCAGAGCAGCTTTTCCAGACAAATGTGAATGAAAATGTGGCCCAACGAGGACCAGCCAACGTGTTCGTGTTTGGCATCCAAAATG ACACTCCTCAGCTGCTCAACTCCTCCGGCTCCAGCCTTCCAGTTCAGAACCAGGCCCAAAACCCTGGCCACATGCAGCCCCTCATGGAGCAACCCATGGCCCAGGCGTCATCTTCCATGCACGGTGGCCTACAGGGAAGCCTGCAGATGCAGTCCAGTTTGGAGAGCGCCATGCAGACCAACAGCCAGGTGACTCTGCAACCTGCTTTACAGGCCAGCGTAGACACCAGCCTGCCGACGCCCATGCAGACCAATCTCCAGATTCAGAGCAGCTTACAGAATACAATGCAGGGCTCTATATCGGCAGCGTCCGACATGGGCAAAATTGAGGACCTACTGGAAAGTCTGCAGAAGCAGTGA